Below is a genomic region from Drosophila kikkawai strain 14028-0561.14 chromosome X, DkikHiC1v2, whole genome shotgun sequence.
atattagaaaattaggaaatatAATATGTTTTACAATGGCAAGGTTCTTAcgttgtaaaattaattaaaattttatttttggtaataattaaaaaaattttaagcatcataggttaaaaacataaatttaaaggattctgcatttatttatgcaagaatacttcgacgaggaattctgaaattcatagtaatacgccgcgaatggcggccgttttttttgtttaccttttacggtcggtgtgaccgtagtcgtattaccaaaataatccaagcaaaatgacacatatagtggactctttcaaggttctaatgaagtagctaattaatgaaaactgcattacagtatcatatgggcattatcAGTGagctaaaatttttttaggcCCGCACACAGATAGCTGAAGTTGACACtaaattgtaatattattattcgaCGCATTTCggcgaaagtatcgtatgtcgctttttctcgaaattgagattttaatgcaaaattttTAGGCACCTAATGTCTGACTAtcctgtgaaatattataactgaaaacccaatagttccgataaaaattaagtttcaattttatCGTTTGTTCAGTGTTTCCTAAGAgatcaaatcaaaaaatttgatttttctaCATACGATACATTCGCGGAAATGCGTCCAATTGTTCttcaaaaaaattgtatttctaTACAtagaataaattaattaaaaccaaattctgaaattattaaaaattggcatatctcaaaaatgatgaaaatacgttaaaaaacaacaaagctataattatacccttgcagggtattataatttcagtcagaagtttgcaacgcagtgaaggagacgtttccgaccctataaagtatatatattcttgatcagcatcaacagccgagtcgatatagccatgtccgtctgtccgtctgtccatctgtccgtctgtctgtttctacgcaaactagtccctcagttttaaagctatctgaatgaaactttgcatatagtcttctatatactctaaCTGCtaatatgtcggaacgggccggatcggacgactatatcatatagctgccatacaaatgttcgataaatttttaggaaaaaaattataactttgctttttttaaacatttttgcaccattttttagatatggccatttaatattatgtctgaattttagtaaaaattttatgaaaatcagacgactatatcttatagctgccatagaaacgatcgggaaattaataggaaacaaattataacttcgttgtttttcaacgtattttcatctactccgagatataagcttattaattatattattctagaatttttgtataaatttcatgaaaatcggacaactatatcatatagcggccataggagcgatcagtagatgtagagaaaatgtaaaggtgtgaatgtaaaactgtaattgtcaaactgtaaacataataagtataggtaaaatgtaatgaaataatatctgcaagggtataaaaacttcggcgtgccgaagttagcttcctttcttgtttttgtctaaaaatttgtcgatAATTTGTACGGCAGCAATATGATATAGTTTTTGTGCTAAGCATGCTGTGGCTAAcgcaagaaaaatattactggCAGCCTTgggataaaataaaaatgaaatgaaaatcttTCTAGGTATAGACATTTCCACAGAAAAAGAGggacgccgaagtttgtatacctttgCGGTTTTTAACAATTGATCCAAAACTAACAGGATATATAAAAGGAgattttcaaatcgaaaaatacaaatattttagatttaaaatatgtaaaatattttaattgtaaatatatgtatgctgaACAATGCAaaagtctaaaaaaaaaagcacaaaagAATATGCCATAACCCTTAACggtaaaatttttgatttgcattttagCTTTCTCAAATGTCCCGTGCGATTTTTCTTCAAATTGAATAAGACAAAACAATGAAACTCATTTTTGTAAAATCGCAtaagtttaaaattagttaaatattaGTTTACTAACAAGCGTGGTACTAATCAGAAAGTGAAAACGCCTTATGCTTGCCTTTGATAAATTATATGCGTGACATTgatctataaattataattttgagttattttataccctttcaggGCATTATAGTTTTGTGACTAGTTTTCAACGCAGTGAAGCAATCATATCCGACGCTAAAATATGTACTataagtatgtatgtataaaataaGTACATATAAGTATAATCTTGAGCTACATCGAGTCGATCTAACCATGTACCATATGTATGTACTAGGGTCTCTGTATTTGAGCTCTCTGAGTAAAACCTTGCAGTTAGCCTATTTTCTATTCTCATTATTATATATGAATGTCGGAATGGGCTGGATCAGACGATAGGGATCAGAAAATGATTTGCTCATTTAGGGGTTTGACACCTGACTACAGCGCTTTAGTTTTTTGACAACTTGAAAATGGAAATACCCAACATCAGGCCTATAGACTTATGGATTTAGGCTCGCTAGTGCCTTCGGCCCCTTATCACTGACTCTCGGTTGTTGTTTTGTGGAATAGGTAGATTTTCCCCCATAATCCCTTTGTTTTCGAGCCTCCGGATTCGATAGCCAATCCCAAGACAGGTAGGCGGCGCCCCTGAAACCGACCGCGGCACAAACAAGGTTATAAAATCGACCGTTTTCGACCATTCATGAAGGTAGCATATATGGAAGAGCAGTGTGTCTACCTGATGCAGGGTATAAAATCAGGATGCTTTAGGGGCCATGGCATCATTAGCAATCGAAACTTTGCCACAAGAAGACACAGACATACTCGTACTAGAGCGCATAATGGAACAGAGTCACTTGCATACACAACTGGGCTACAGCAACGTGGGTAACGTCTACGCTCCTTACGCACCGGCAGTCTCAAAGGCGGAAGATATTGAGAAGTTGGTGGACCAGCAGCTGCTTCAACTCAAGGTACACTACAACGAACAGGAGCAGAACTATGTGAACCAGATGCTGTTGGCGAATCCTATTGTTGTGGAGCGTCGGACATCACCGCCGCTCAATACCATGCTACCAACGCCATCACCATCGCCGGAAGCTGGTTCGGGATCTGGAGCGGAGGGCAGGGATGTGCAGCGTCAACGGGCAGAGTCGTGCCGCAAGTCAcgctacaacaataaaatcaaaaaagccAAGCTGCGCTTCCGACACAAGTTCGTCAGCGAGCAGGTGAAGAA
It encodes:
- the sisA gene encoding protein sisterless A, encoding MEQSHLHTQLGYSNVGNVYAPYAPAVSKAEDIEKLVDQQLLQLKVHYNEQEQNYVNQMLLANPIVVERRTSPPLNTMLPTPSPSPEAGSGSGAEGRDVQRQRAESCRKSRYNNKIKKAKLRFRHKFVSEQVKKSERMLSTMREVIAQAERQLLDRGIPAAAIERMRSSFGLGLIYPMDQVFYAYILQPNFPSELNEAREGEPSTNARNASSGSAPDSHIEFQRGSHHSSGATHYVQMAPRNAEVPEQVTTASGAPAGTLYVRK